The following DNA comes from Brassica oleracea var. oleracea cultivar TO1000 chromosome C5, BOL, whole genome shotgun sequence.
GGGTTGTGATAAAAAATAATTTTTTGGGTGTATCAATAAGGTGTTTACACAAATCTCATGAAACCCACTTAGAATTATGTGATTTAATAAACACGATAAAAACTAGTCTAGAGACATTTAAGATGAAGAATAGGCACTAATTCCATAAATTTTGTGGACGTGTTTTCTATTGAAATTTCAAAAGTTGACCAAGTGTGAGAATCACAGGTCAATAACTATGAGTTTTAATATTTCGATCTGGTCAACCAATATCGCAGAAATGCATTTAACCTTAAAAGTGAATTTGTATGATACCGAATGAATCATATCTATCTTCACATAGCTTTTCTGTTCTCTTTCCGTTTTTAATGAACATTGGTTGGAAAAGAAAAAAAGATATTTGTTGCTTTTTAATTGTCTTGCAAAAATGATCAAATAGGTGACTGTATTTTTGGGTGTATCTTTGGTGACTTGCGTCTGAAAGTGAAGTTCGAAGAGCTGTCCACGTGACCTGTTTGTATCGTGTGTTCACATTCCTTTCACTTACACATTAGTATTAAGATTCTTAATGTTAGAGAGGAAAAAATTTAAGAGTCTTAATCGATGGATTACATTTACATAACATTCCTAAATTATGTATGTGAAAGTGTTATCCAAATTCTGAGTATTGTGTTTCGTTAGGGTATAAATATAACATCGCTAAAGAGAATCACTAAAAATTGAATGATTTGCTTACTTTCTCATTTGATTACTTGATGAGTGCCATCCCCAGGACAGCCCACGCTACATCTGTAATCACTATTAGAGGGGAAAAAAGACAAATTTGCCAACGATATTTTAGGCTAACAAATATATATTTTCTTCTCATTTGCCAAAGGAAGAAAAAAAAATCTAAAAGTAGTATTATCAATTTGTTTTAGAATGATTCGTTTCGTATAAGATGACGTGGCGGCTTCTAATACCTTTACTTTCTCCTCATTTGGCAATGCCTTATCATCCAAATCAAAGTCTCTGATTCCAACACGTGCTAGCTGTTCGTAAAATCAAAGTTTATGTAAGAACGAATGCAACAGTGTAATTTAATAGTCTTCTATTTTTCTATTTATGCAATTTATTTGGATAATGTAAAATAATAGTATGTCTTATATAGTAAACGCGCTTTGATCAACCTAGTTAATTTTTTGGATCGCCATAAGAAAACACTTACGTGTTTTGTTATTGTCGTTATTGTAAGTTGCAGTACTCTTGGTTAACTCTAAATCTGTGGCCATTTGGTTAAGACGTGTAAAAACAATACATGATTAACATACAATAATATTCTGTTCTGTTGACAAAAAAAAAAAAATTATGTTCTTGTTTCGGTCAGAAAACATGTACAGACAAACTAATATTCAGAAAATTAACCCCAATAAACGTGGTTTGTTGGGTAATATACATTTATGTTTAGTGAAACATGGCAAGTGTTATCAACGACTATGCTTAAAAGAACTGAGAATCAATTCAAGATAACAGTATAACTAAATTATAATATTAATCATGGTTGAGGAAAGAGGGGAGATATCAACTCGAATTGGGATTCTTTGAATAGACCAATTTAAACGGGAGTCAATTAAGGACAAAACTAAAATTACGACTTAAGAAAATTAGGTAAGATTGATAAAACACGTTGTAGAACTCCGAATTGACGTCAACTCAATATCAAAATCTTTATTTGACGATCCTCACTATGAAATTAAAATTCCACCTAAAAACTAAGCAATAAAATTAACCAAATATGGTAAGGATGGATAATGGTTACTGCTGGACTCAAATATACTCACCTATTTCTTGTAATCTATACCATTTATAGAGTATTTCTTTTGAAAAATACTATTATGGCCTTCTTCATGTTTATTTCCAATTTATCAAACTATAATTTGGTATTTCTAACCATGAACTTTTGTTTTGCATGAAACTACATAACAGCTTGGTCAAAAGATACAACCGTGAATCATCTACGATCCGGTCCATACGTAAAGAATGTTTCTTAAATGTTTACTAGCTAAGTATATGACACACGTGGCCATGGAGAGAACAACGAGAGATGGAGAAAGAGAGACGTAAGTATCGATTTAGCCAACGGCTCATACGCAAGAATAATAATATGTTCTTTGCGTTTTTTTACCAATACAGCAGAGACGAATGTTAGGCGGACGTCCTTTCCTTTTTTATTTCTTTCTCCTTTCGTGAACTTTCTTTTCCTCTGTAATTCTGATATGCACGAATAATTTTATAATTATCTGTAGGCTACATAAGTCAATATACAAAAAAGAACATTATCACGAGAAAACTTTTACATGTTTGGACGGTTGGAAAGATAACATCCAAGGTTTATCCATCATGTATATGAAAAGCAAAGTTTCAAGAAGAATAAGTAGAAAGTAACAATGTCTTATCTCTTTTCATGAACTTATTTTCACTATTTATGTGCTAGAATATGGACTATAGTATGATTAATATCACCAAAGAGTATTTTAAAATATAAAAATTTCTAATAACAATTTGTGATTATGGGTGTTAAGAAAAACAATTCGTGAAAAAAAAAAAAAAAACAATTCGTGATTATGGGGCTGTTTGTTTAATGCTGGACTGGACTGGGAAATAATCTCAAACCTTACTGGGCCTACCGTACATGTAACTGTATTCATTAAAACTAGTTTATAATGTAAGCCCATTAGATAATAGGGCCCATTAAGATCTCTCGAACTTTTCAAACCGCGTTCACACTTTTAGTCCCTCCCATCATCAACACTATCGTCTCTCTCTCTCTCTCTCAAGCTTCTCTGCGTGCGAGTTGGTCAAACAACAGGTAAGTTGGTGGTTCTTCTCTAGATCTATAGTAATACTATGTTCGAATCGACGATTTCATGTTCTCGATGCGAATTTGCAATCCAGAATAGAAAATTTCAAATCATGTAAAAGCTTAATCGTTATGTGTGGTTATCACTCGTTTCGATTTGGTCTAGCTCCCTAGGTTTGATCACGTTGATGAATCTGTAGATTAGGGCTTTTAGTTGCTAAGTTTTGCAGGATAGTGAAGAAGAAGATGGATCATCAAAATGGATACGGTGTGGAAGTTACTGGTTTATCACCAGCTGTCACTGAGAAAGATCTCGTAGAATTCTTCTCCTTCTCTGGTGCAGTTGAAGATATTGATATTGTCAAGTGAGTCAAATTTGATATTCCATTTTGTTTCTTGATTCGGAACAATGAATCTCTGTTGTGTTGTTATAAGGTCTGGTGAGCAAGCGTGCACTGCTTATGTGATGTTCAAGGATTCTTATTCTCAGGAAACTGCTGTTCTACTCACTGTGAGTGTGGTTTAGAATTTGATTCACTTTTTTTTTTGTTTTGGACTCATTTCTTTGGAATCCTCAGGGTGCAACGATATTGGATCAGCGCGTTTGCATCACTCGTTGGGGACAGCATCACCAGGAGTTTGACTTCTGGAACGCGAGTTTTGAAGATGAAGCTAACTCTCATGTATGAGCAAATCTCTTCTCACATTTTCCCTCTAGACTTACAAATCAAATCTTGTTGGAGTTTGTAGCTTGTTCACATTTTTTTGCTTCAACTCGATGTAGCCTCATCCGCAGCGAGGCGAGTTCAACGCGGGAGAAGCAGTGACACAAGCTCAAGAAGTGGTGAAATCAATGCTGGCTACAGGGTTTGTGCTAGGCAAAGACGCTTTAACCAAAGCTAAAGCCTTTGACGAATCCCACGGTGTATCAGCTGCGGCAGCTGCTAGAGTATCTCAACTAGACCAGAGGTTCGGTCTCGCTGACAAAATCTTCGCTGGGGTTGAAGCTGTCAGATTGACCGACCAGAAGTACCATGTTTCAGACAAAGCCAAATCAGCCGTCTCTGCCACGGGAAGAACCGCTGCGGCAGCTGCAACTAGCGTTGTCAATAGCAGTTACTTCTCCAGCGGAGCTCTTTGGCTGTCCGGTGCGTTAGAGCGGGCGGCTAAGGCTGCCTCTGATCTCGGCAGCCGTGGACCAAGGCAGTGAATAGACCGACGAACTGATCAGAACCGTATTCGTATTCGTATTCGTATTCGTCTGTGATTGTGAATATATATGTGATGCAAAGGTGATCATGAATAAACTTACTTGCTTATGTATCAAAGTATGTGCCACGTGAATACATGTGTATAGATTTGTCTTACGATGGAGCTTTGGCCACGTGGCGCAATATGTACCAATGATAGGATGCAAAAAACACACAACTCAATCCTCTCTCGCTCACTCCACAACGAACAAGAAGGCTTTTACCATGGCTGCTTCCTCAATTCCGCCGTCAACCATCATCGTTCGCAAATCGCTCCTCCTCTCCACCACCACTTTCTCCTTCCCCGCTTCTTCCTTGCCTTCCTCCATCAGCTTACCGCAAAAACACATTCACAGAAGACTCCTCCTAGCTTCCTCCTCCTCCTCCTCCTCAGCCGCCGTTCCTTCCGATTCCAAACCCGCAGCGAAGAAAGAAACTGTCTATTTCGACGGCGGAGCTCATTACGGGGATCTACTGGCGAACCTCGTCTTAGGCCTAACCATCCTCTGGCTCCCACTAACGCTAGCAGCCGTGTCTCGAGCGTTTAACCTCCGTTACAGGTTCACCAACCTCCGCGTGACGGTGATATCGGGGATCACCGGAGAAGACCGGAGCGATTTCTCGTACAAGGTGATCAAGGACGTCCAGGTTGTGCCGAGGTTCATCGGAGAATGGGGGGACATCATCATCACGCTGAGAGACGGGACGAAAGTGGATCTGAGAAGCGTTCCTAAGTTCAGAGAGATTGCTAAGTACTGCTTGTCCATGGCTGATCAACCTGCCGTTGTCAAAGAATCTGATGCTAAAGGCTTCTGAAAATTGTTTCTCAGTTTTTCCAGTTCTTGGCAAAATGATTGTTAAATCTTTTGTGATTATTGATCGTTCAGTAGAATTCGAGTCGTTTTCATCTTCTCTGTTGTATCTGAAAGTCTGTATATTGCCTTGCTCAACATTAGCGATGTACAAGCGTTTATATGTACAAGATAGTTACGAGATCATAGAGATCTCTCTAAATTATAGGATGATTACAAAATTCTATAAACAGAATAAGAATATCTTTCGTATATTCTTTCACCCTCCCTCGGTTGGAGCGTTGGATTTCCTAACGGTCAAGCTGTCTCTGAAATTGTTGAACAATGATGTCGGTAGTCCTTTGGTAAATATATCAGCATACTGATACGCTGATGGAACGTGAAAGACTTTGACCTCACCCAAAGCAACTTTTTCTCTGACAAAATGGTGATCAAGTTCAACGTGTTTCGTGCGTTGGTGCTTGACAGGATTGGAGGAGAGGTAAACTGAGCTGACATTGTCGCAGAATATCAGAGTTGCTTTCTTCATTGGTATGTGGAGCTCGAGAAGTAGGTTGCGAAGCCAACATGTCTCTGCTAAAGCATTGGCGACTCCTCGGTATTCTGCTTCGGCGCTGGAGCGTGAGACCGTTTGTTGTCGTTTTGATGACCAAGAGATTAAGTTCTCTCCAAGATAGACACAGTATCCTGATGTGGAGCGTCTGGTGTCAGGACAGCCAGCCCAATCAGCGTCTGAGTAAGCCGTTAGAGTGTCGAGGCTAGACCTGTAGATTTGAATTCCTTGATCTTTTGTGCCCTGTAGATATCGTATGATCCTCTTTACGGCATTCATGTGTTGAGCCCTTGGATCGTGCATGAACAGACACACCTGCTGCACCACGTAGGCTATGTCCGGTCGCGTGAAGGTCAGGTATTGAAGCGCTCCAGCCAAGCTCCGGTAATGTGTCGGGTTATCGAGTTTGGCGCCTCCTTCTGAAGAAAGCTTGGAGTTTACGTCAACTGGTGTGGAGAGAGGTTTACATAGAGACATTCCTGCTTTCTCAATTATCTCCGAGGCGTAGTGCTGTTGTGAAAGAAGGATGCCTGCTTTGTTGTACTCAACCTTCACACCTAGAAGGAGGCGTAGTGCTGTTGTGAAAGGAGGATGCCTGCTTTGTTGTACTCAACCTTCACACCTAGAAAGTATGATAGGCGTCCCATATCAGTCATAGGGAATTCCTTTTTCAAGGATGTTTTGATACGGTCGAGGAGGGAGCTACTGGAACCTGTGAGGATTATATCGTCTACGGACAGCAGAAGGTAAGCCATATCCTTTCCACGTCTGTATACGAACAAAGATGCATCTGATTTACTTGTTTTGAATCCCATGCGTTGTAGATAAGAGCTGAAGCGTGCATTCTAAGCTCGGGGAGCTTGTTTGAGGCCGTAAAGCGCTTTCTCAAGCTTGCAAACATGATGTGGATTTTTCTTGTCAACAAAGCCCGGGGGCTGATGCATGTAAATGGTTTCTGAGATCGTACCGTGTAGGAAGGCGTTCTGTACGTCTAGTTGATTGATGTTCCAGCCACGGTTAAGGGCGATATTGAGGACAGTTCGTATCGACGCCGGCTTTACAACGGGGCTAAAAGTCTCGTAGTAGTCAACTCCAGCTTGTTGTGTTTTCCCATTAGCTACCAAACGAGCCTTGTTGGAGGTATGATTTCCATCTGCATCATGTTTTTCCTTAAACAGCCACATAGAGTTAATAATATTAGCACCANNNNNNNNNNNNNNNNNNNNNNNNNNNNNNNNNNNNNNNNNNNNNNNNNNNNNNNNNNNNNNNNNNNNNNNNNNNNNNNNNNNNNNNNNNNNNNNNNNNNNNNNNNNNNNNNNNNNNNNNNNNNNNNNNNNNNNNNNNNNNNNNNNNNNNNNNNNNNNNNNNNNNNNNNNNNNNNNNNNNNNNNNNNNNNNNNNNNNNNNNNNNNNNNNNNNNNNNNNNNNNNNNNNNNNNNNGAACAAGCGGAAGTGGTGTTGCTTGTTTGGACTCAAGAATAGTTTTGAACATCGGGGAAGTGTCCTCCGTGTTTTGTAGAAAGTGATAAGGTGAGGTTGTTGGTGAGACTTTTTGAGCTGCTGGGAATGTCGTCTCGTCAAAGATGACATGGCGAGACAAGATAATACGGTTGGTTTTGAGATCCATGCATCTATAACCTCGGTGGTGAAGAGGATATCCGAGGAAAAGACATGGTTTAGAGCGAGCAGCAAGCTTGTTTAAATGAGAGTGATTTATGTTTGGGAAACAAAGACAACCAAAAACCTTTAAGTGATCATAAGACGGGACATGTCCATGAAGCATGAAGTGAGGAGTTTTGTTACCAATAGCAGACGAAGGTAGGATATTAAGGACGTGAGTAGCGGCATGAAGCGCCTCTACCCAATATGATGGAGCTAATTTGGCTTGAAAAAGAAGAGATCAAACAGCATTATTGATTGTTCTTATCATCCTCTCACTTTTTCCATTTTGTTGTGAAGTGTGAGGACAAGAGAAACGAACAGCAATACCATTGATATCGAAATGCTCCATGAACTTTTTGTTGTTGTATTCTCCACCATTGTCACATTGAAAAGCTTTTATGGATGATTGAAACTGAGTTTGCACATAAGAGTAGAAATGTAAGTATTTTGAAAAGGTATCCCTCTTATTGCGAATAGGATAAACCCAAAGATAATGAGAGAAATCATCGAGGAAAAGAACATAATATTTAACTCCACTTAAACTGTGAACTGGTGAAGTCCATATGTCTGAGTGTATTAAGTCAAATGGTTTAAAAGTTTTGGTCTCAGACTTGAAGAACGGAAGTTTAATGTTTTTCCCCAACTGACAAGCATTACAAAAAGGTAAGCTGTCCTTATTACAAAGCAATGAATTTGAAGAAATAACAGAGCGTATAGTCTCATTATTAGCATGTATCAACCTTTTATGCCATAAAGAAGGCGGCTCAGTTATGAAAGGAGAAGCATGATGAGCTTTATTGAGAGAAGACGGGACAGAATAGAGATCTCCGGTTGATTCACTGCGGAGTAGAATTCTTTGCGACTGAAGATCCTTCACAGAAAAACCAAAAGGATCAAACTCCACAGAGCACCAATTGTCAGTAGTAAACCGACGAACTGAGATAAGGTTTTTAACAATTTGTGGAGCAATAAGAACATTTATGAGAGATAGAGGATGAGTTTTTGAATTGATTTCAGTGTTTCCCGAGAAATGTATAGGGATAGAGGAACCATTACCAACGATCACCTTATTTCCGGTGTTCAATTTAAGAACAGATTGGAGCATACCTGAAGAAGAGGCCAAGTGGGAAGAAGCTCCCGAGTCCATGTACCAGTTTGGATATGGTTCAGCCAAGGTCATGGTGTTGAAAGACTCTGCGAAGTCCGTTGTTGGCTGAAATTGTCCCTCTGCAAAGTTGGCCTCGTGAGATTGATTGTTGGTTGGTCGTGGAGCAAACATGCGTGGGTTGTAGCCTTGTGGGTACATCATCCAAGGCGCCTGCTGAGGATTCCATGGCGAGTAGTTGCCTGGCCAATGCTGCTGCTGCATGTTCCAGTTGTTGAAGTTGTATCGATTCTGGAAGTTGTGTCCTCTGCCTCTACCTCCACGACGATTGCCTCTGTTGTTGGAGTTTCTTGACTGATTGCGAGGTTGTCCATTCTTTCCCTCTTGAGTTGTAACGAGCACCGTAGAGGATGAGGAATGATCGGCGTGCGTACCACTGCTTTTGCTTGGTTTCTTCATTCTCGCCTCTTCCATTTCAAGCATGTTGCGAGCCTCATCAAATGAGGGGAATGGCTTTTGATGTTTGATCACGTTAATGATGTGATCAAAACGTTCATTGAGACCATTGAGCATGTACATGACCAATGTCTTGTCGCTCACGGGAGCCTCAACGTTCTCGAGAAGGTCCGCTATTGACTTGAGGGCTAGAGCGTACTCATGAACAGTTGAATCTCCAATCTCCTTTGTTCGGAGATCATTGTCGAGCTGAATGGCTCGAGCCTCTTTGTTGTTGCGGAATTGGTTTTCAATTCTTAGCCAGATGTCACGAGCAGTGCCTCCGGTTTTGAAGCAAGATTTGAACAACGGAGGAGCTAAGGTGCTATATATCCAAAGCTTTACGATGCCGTCACGCTTCTTCCATGGTTG
Coding sequences within:
- the LOC106295648 gene encoding binding partner of ACD11 1 isoform X2, which codes for MDHQNGYGVEVTGLSPAVTEKDLVEFFSFSGAVEDIDIVKSGEQACTAYVMFKDSYSQETAVLLTGATILDQRVCITRWGQHHQEFDFWNASFEDEANSHRGEFNAGEAVTQAQEVVKSMLATGFVLGKDALTKAKAFDESHGVSAAAAARVSQLDQRFGLADKIFAGVEAVRLTDQKYHVSDKAKSAVSATGRTAAAAATSVVNSSYFSSGALWLSGALERAAKAASDLGSRGPRQ
- the LOC106295648 gene encoding binding partner of ACD11 1 isoform X1, whose amino-acid sequence is MDHQNGYGVEVTGLSPAVTEKDLVEFFSFSGAVEDIDIVKSGEQACTAYVMFKDSYSQETAVLLTGATILDQRVCITRWGQHHQEFDFWNASFEDEANSHPHPQRGEFNAGEAVTQAQEVVKSMLATGFVLGKDALTKAKAFDESHGVSAAAAARVSQLDQRFGLADKIFAGVEAVRLTDQKYHVSDKAKSAVSATGRTAAAAATSVVNSSYFSSGALWLSGALERAAKAASDLGSRGPRQ
- the LOC106295649 gene encoding uncharacterized protein LOC106295649; protein product: MIGCKKHTTQSSLAHSTTNKKAFTMAASSIPPSTIIVRKSLLLSTTTFSFPASSLPSSISLPQKHIHRRLLLASSSSSSSAAVPSDSKPAAKKETVYFDGGAHYGDLLANLVLGLTILWLPLTLAAVSRAFNLRYRFTNLRVTVISGITGEDRSDFSYKVIKDVQVVPRFIGEWGDIIITLRDGTKVDLRSVPKFREIAKYCLSMADQPAVVKESDAKGF
- the LOC106344371 gene encoding uncharacterized protein LOC106344371 is translated as MAQVERAFGVTNIKTHIPFVLDLDVLNYDAWRELFLTHCLVFDVLGHVDGTSIPEGDDDQPWKKRDGIVKLWIYSTLAPPLFKSCFKTGGTARDIWLRIENQFRNNKEARAIQLDNDLRTKEIGDSTVHEYALALKSIADLLENVEAPVSDKTLVMYMLNGLNERFDHIINVIKHQKPFPSFDEARNMLEMEEARMKKPSKSSGTHADHSSSSTVLVTTQEGKNGQPRNQSRNSNNRGNRRGGRGRGHNFQNRYNFNNWNMQQQHWPGNYSPWNPQQAPWMMYPQGYNPRMFAPRPTNNQSHEANFAEGQFQPTTDFAESFNTMTLAEPYPNWYMDSGASSHLASSSGMLQSVLKLNTGNKVIVGNGSSIPIHFSGNTEINSKTHPLSLINVLIAPQIVKNLISVRRFTTDNWCSVEFDPFGFSVKDLQSQRILLRSESTGDLYSVPSSLNKAHHASPFITEPPSLWHKRLIHANNETIRSFQSSIKAFQCDNGGEYNNKKFMEHFDINGIAVRFSCPHTSQQNGKTKLAPSYWVEALHAATHVLNILPSSAIGNKTPHFMLHGHVPSYDHLKEKHDADGNHTSNKARLVANGKTQQAGVDYYETFSPVVKPASIRTVLNIALNRGWNINQLDVQNAFLHGTISETIYMHQPPGFVDKKNPHHTWKGYGLPSAVRRRYNPHRHPPFTTALRLLLGVKVEYNKAGILLSQQHYASEIIEKAGMSLCKPLSTPVDVNSKLSSEGGAKLDNPTHYRSLAGALQYLTFTRPDIAYVVQQVCLFMHDPRAQHMNAVKRIIRYLQGTKDQGIQIYRSSLDTLTAYSDADWAGCPDTRRSTSGYCVYLGENLISWSSKRQQTVSRSSAEAEYRGVANALAETCWLRNLLLELHIPMKKATLIFCDNVSSVYLSSNPVKHQRTKHVELDHHFVREKVALGEVKVFHVPSAYQYADIFTKGLPTSLFNNFRDSLTVRKSNAPTEGG